A genomic segment from Castor canadensis chromosome 1, mCasCan1.hap1v2, whole genome shotgun sequence encodes:
- the LOC109702454 gene encoding olfactory receptor 52D1-like: MSAYNKTDIHPSTFILIGIPGLEASHIWISIPFCLGYLLALLGNCSLLVIIKTDTSLHQPMYLFLCMAAGADLVVCTTVVPKLLSLFWFQDREIRFEACLTQVFLIHSFCIMESGFFLAMAFDRYVAICNPLRHSTILTHTVTGRMGIAIVLRGTTLLSPHPFMLRWLPYCRTNIISHTYCEFMALIKIACAETRVCRAYSPIVAFLTGGMDFILIICSYVRILYTVFHLPSKHAKFKTLSTCGSHVCVILVTYIPAFFSFLTHRFGYRVAPHVHIFVANICLLFPPMVGPIIYGVRTKKIRNRFLKLFLFSKSLN, encoded by the coding sequence ATGTCAGCTTACAATAAGACTGATATCCATCCATCAACCTTCATTCTCATTGGCATTCCTGGATTGGAGGCTTCCCACATATGGATCTCCATTCCCTTTTGCTTAGGTTATCTTTTGGCCCTCTTGGGAAACTGTTCACTTCTGGTTATCATCAAGACAGACACCAGCCTCCATCAGCCAATGTACCTCTTCCTGTGCATGGCGGCTGGGGCTGATCTTGTAGTGTGTACTACAGTTGTTCCCAAACTTCTCAGCCTCTTCTGGTTCCAGGACAGAGAGATTCGCTTTGAAGCCTGCCTCACCCAAGTGTTCCTGATTCATTCTTTCTGCATCATGGAGTCTGGTTTCTTCTTGGCTATGGCTTTTGACCGTTATGTAGCCATTTGTAATCCACTAAGACACTCAACAATTCTGACCCACACTGTGACTGGGAGGATGGGCATTGCTATTGTACTTAGGGGCACAACACTTCTTTCTCCTCACCCTTTCATGTTACGTTGGCTTCCCTACTGCAGAACAAACATAATTTCCCATACCTACTGTGAGTTCATGGCACTAATCAAGATTGCCTGTGCTGAGACAAGGGTCTGCAGAGCCTACAGCCCCATCGTTGCCTTCCTTACTGGAGGGATGGACTTCATACTGATCATTTGTTCTTATGTGAGAATTCTCTACACAGTCTTTCACCTCCCATCCAAGCATGCTAAATTCAAGACCTTGAGCACCTGTGGTTCTCATGTGTGTGTCATCCTAGTGACTTATATTCCagccttcttctcttttctcacaCACAGGTTTGGGTACCGTGTGGCTCCCCATGTGCACATATTTGTGGCCAACATCTGTCTTCTTTTCCCACCCATGGTGGGTCCAATTATTTATGGTGTGAGGACCAAGAAGATACGAAACAGATTCCTTAAGTTGTTCCTGTTTTCAAAATCtctgaattga